Proteins encoded in a region of the Elusimicrobiota bacterium genome:
- a CDS encoding aspartate aminotransferase family protein: MAKEYELKVRKIQKVKTPFRNMVTNEFPVKKSVQILKKLRKYEPRSMSGQPLALWDRAAGINVFDKYGNKWLDFSSGVLVANAGHSNPEIKKAIIKQTQKGLLHNYCFPSEIRATLIEKIAKLAPYPLKKVFLLTTGAESTEVAIKLSRTWGLKIGGQNKITIVSFSGAFHGRTMGSQMIGGSPDLKKWIVNLDKDMVQAPFPYCYRCPWGKDKYQNCDVECFNNFVKFLKHKKLDPAKNIAGVISETYQGGNATFMPKKFAQLLRAFCNKSKALLVFDEVQAGFGRTGKMFGFQHYDIVPDIACCGKGISSSLPLSAVIGRPDIMDMYEPNTMTSTHTGNPVCSVAAIANIDYLVKHKLAENAAKIGKYLEKELLKLVEKYPDVMGCAQGKGLVYTLHVVKSGTKDPDGDLAHDIVGRCVEKGLMLFSPVGTGSASIKLTPPLTINETALKDGIKALDEAIADLI; encoded by the coding sequence ATGGCAAAAGAGTACGAATTAAAAGTTAGGAAGATTCAAAAAGTTAAAACACCTTTTAGGAACATGGTAACAAATGAGTTCCCGGTTAAAAAGTCGGTTCAAATCCTAAAAAAATTGAGAAAATACGAGCCGCGTTCAATGTCCGGCCAGCCGCTGGCGTTATGGGATCGTGCTGCTGGCATCAATGTATTTGATAAATACGGCAATAAATGGCTGGATTTTAGCTCCGGAGTACTTGTTGCAAATGCGGGCCACTCAAACCCTGAAATAAAGAAAGCTATAATAAAGCAGACTCAAAAAGGATTATTGCACAATTATTGTTTCCCGTCCGAAATAAGAGCAACCCTTATTGAGAAAATTGCAAAATTAGCCCCTTATCCGTTAAAAAAAGTCTTTTTATTGACAACCGGCGCTGAATCCACCGAAGTTGCAATAAAATTATCCAGAACCTGGGGATTGAAAATAGGCGGGCAAAATAAAATAACCATAGTATCTTTTTCAGGCGCATTTCACGGAAGAACCATGGGGTCGCAGATGATCGGCGGCTCACCCGATTTAAAAAAATGGATTGTAAATCTGGATAAAGACATGGTTCAGGCCCCGTTTCCTTATTGTTACCGCTGTCCGTGGGGTAAGGATAAATACCAAAATTGCGATGTAGAATGTTTCAATAATTTTGTGAAATTTTTGAAACATAAAAAACTTGACCCTGCAAAAAATATCGCAGGAGTTATTTCAGAAACTTACCAGGGCGGAAATGCTACATTCATGCCAAAAAAGTTCGCCCAACTGCTAAGAGCTTTCTGCAATAAGAGCAAAGCATTACTTGTTTTTGATGAAGTTCAGGCTGGTTTTGGCAGAACCGGCAAAATGTTTGGTTTTCAACACTACGATATTGTCCCTGATATAGCTTGTTGCGGCAAAGGAATATCAAGTTCCCTTCCTCTATCAGCAGTTATAGGGAGACCGGACATAATGGATATGTATGAGCCCAATACGATGACCAGCACCCACACCGGCAATCCGGTTTGTTCTGTTGCTGCTATAGCTAATATTGACTATTTGGTAAAACACAAATTAGCCGAAAATGCCGCAAAAATCGGAAAATACTTAGAAAAAGAATTACTTAAGCTTGTGGAAAAATATCCTGATGTAATGGGATGCGCTCAGGGTAAAGGGCTTGTTTATACTTTACATGTAGTCAAATCCGGAACCAAAGATCCTGATGGAGATTTGGCTCATGATATTGTAGGCAGATGCGTAGAAAAAGGATTGATGCTGTTTTCCCCGGTAGGTACAGGAAGCGCTTCAATAAAACTTACACCGCCTTTGACAATAAATGAAACAGCGTTGAAAGACGGTATAAAAGCGCTGGATGAAGCTATTGCAGACTTAATATAA
- a CDS encoding transketolase: MALMNSKTGKLRKDYTIHELVEKTKEMRAWNMIGITLAKSGHTGGTMSIMDISAALYLKVMKHDPENPDWADRDRAFWSAGHKAPALYVSLGAAGYYNIEETAKLRKLWSGFEGHPNRFKLPGIEISSGSLGQGLGVSVGSALNAKLENKDYRVYCIMGDGEQQEGSVWEAAMSAAHYNLDNLLGIIDRNKLQIDGPVAQVMNVEPLEDKYRSFGWNVIVTDGHDMQKIVDAFELAKTVKGMPTVIIFNTIKGKCISYAENVVGYHGVPPKHGRCGDESLETALKNIGIADKFPKERLDQIFSSVEEYHKKVVKKVDAMVPKFKKNYWWNSDPAVMKVDMEPTRFGFGRALEKIGEDKNVIAHGSDITSSIKMDEFYNNHPERKNRFFSMGIAEQNMTVVAAGFAKEGKTSFIGSYGVFVTGRNWDQIRTTLCYNNLNVKIASAHGGISVGSDGATHQALEEIALMAYLPNMTMVVPCDSMETEKATQAVTKVKGPACIRYAREATPMVTKTDTPYKFGVANVIRFRGVKEKFIDAFETKLATNYKSEKERLTIIACGPMVPEAMRAAWILKEQFKIETRILNIHTIKPLDTKSILKAAQETGVVITAEEHQVGGLGNIVAGAIARNKKFKSPLLMDMIGVEDKFGDSGQPWELMKLFGLTAEYFVEKARKLLIQKKK, translated from the coding sequence ATGGCATTGATGAATTCGAAGACAGGCAAGCTAAGAAAAGACTACACAATCCATGAATTGGTTGAGAAAACAAAAGAAATGCGTGCCTGGAACATGATAGGCATTACCTTGGCAAAATCCGGCCATACCGGCGGGACCATGTCAATCATGGATATTTCTGCCGCGTTATATTTAAAAGTAATGAAACACGATCCTGAAAACCCTGATTGGGCTGACAGAGACAGGGCTTTCTGGTCAGCAGGCCACAAAGCTCCTGCGCTTTATGTTTCGCTTGGAGCCGCAGGTTATTACAATATTGAAGAAACAGCAAAATTAAGAAAACTTTGGTCGGGTTTTGAAGGACATCCTAACAGATTTAAACTTCCCGGTATAGAAATTTCGAGCGGATCCCTGGGCCAGGGGCTTGGCGTGTCTGTCGGCAGCGCTTTAAACGCAAAACTCGAAAATAAAGATTACAGGGTGTATTGCATTATGGGTGACGGCGAACAGCAGGAAGGTTCTGTGTGGGAAGCAGCCATGTCAGCTGCGCACTATAACCTGGACAACCTATTAGGCATAATTGACAGAAATAAACTCCAGATAGACGGGCCTGTCGCGCAAGTCATGAATGTTGAGCCGCTGGAAGATAAATACAGGTCTTTCGGCTGGAACGTAATTGTTACTGACGGCCATGACATGCAAAAGATAGTTGACGCATTTGAACTGGCAAAGACCGTAAAAGGCATGCCCACAGTGATAATATTCAACACTATTAAAGGGAAATGTATTTCTTACGCGGAAAATGTCGTAGGATACCACGGAGTCCCGCCAAAACACGGAAGATGCGGTGATGAATCGCTTGAAACAGCGTTAAAAAACATCGGTATAGCTGATAAATTCCCTAAAGAAAGATTGGACCAGATTTTTAGTTCGGTTGAAGAATATCATAAAAAAGTGGTAAAAAAAGTTGACGCCATGGTCCCGAAATTCAAAAAGAATTACTGGTGGAATTCAGACCCTGCCGTTATGAAAGTTGACATGGAACCCACCAGATTCGGATTCGGCAGAGCCCTTGAAAAAATAGGTGAAGACAAAAATGTTATTGCTCATGGGTCGGATATAACGTCTTCAATAAAAATGGATGAGTTTTATAATAACCACCCGGAAAGAAAAAACAGGTTTTTCAGCATGGGTATAGCCGAACAAAATATGACGGTTGTAGCAGCCGGTTTTGCAAAGGAAGGAAAAACTTCTTTTATCGGTTCCTACGGAGTGTTTGTCACAGGAAGAAACTGGGATCAGATCAGGACCACTCTTTGTTATAACAACTTAAATGTTAAAATCGCATCAGCGCACGGGGGAATTTCAGTCGGTTCCGATGGTGCAACTCACCAGGCTCTTGAAGAAATTGCGCTCATGGCTTACTTGCCGAATATGACCATGGTAGTTCCCTGCGATTCAATGGAGACAGAAAAAGCTACGCAAGCGGTTACAAAAGTTAAAGGCCCTGCTTGTATCAGATATGCAAGGGAAGCAACTCCGATGGTAACAAAAACAGACACCCCCTATAAATTTGGAGTTGCAAATGTTATCAGATTCAGAGGTGTAAAAGAAAAATTTATAGACGCTTTTGAAACAAAACTTGCGACAAATTATAAATCTGAAAAAGAGCGGCTTACGATAATAGCTTGCGGCCCGATGGTTCCGGAAGCAATGAGAGCTGCATGGATATTGAAAGAACAGTTTAAGATTGAAACCAGGATATTAAATATCCATACAATTAAACCTCTTGATACGAAGTCAATACTTAAAGCGGCGCAAGAAACAGGTGTTGTAATTACTGCTGAGGAACATCAAGTCGGCGGTTTGGGGAATATTGTCGCAGGAGCTATCGCACGCAACAAAAAATTTAAATCACCTTTGTTGATGGATATGATCGGTGTTGAAGATAAGTTCGGCGACTCGGGCCAGCCCTGGGAATTAATGAAACTGTTCGGTTTGACCGCTGAATACTTTGTTGAAAAAGCAAGGAAACTTTTGATACAAAAAAAGAAATAA